Proteins from a single region of Haloplanus sp. GDY1:
- a CDS encoding bacterio-opsin activator domain-containing protein — translation MTGGVRSGGEGTVTSASTDGVDESLKTRAMDEAPVGITVADASRPDMPLVYANAAFERITGYPPAYAVGRNCRFLQGEATRDAPVARMRAAIESDEATTVELRNYRRDGELFWNEVTIAPLRDEAGEVTHYVGFQQDVTRRKRAERAAARRAARIERERAAQELLLERLDGVVADVTGAVAEARSREQLERAVVEGLATTYDGAWIGPYDPADEAVVPGDVAGVADDAVPDRVPVDGDHGAQGAADLGGVATDAVAAAVAGGGVRIRALDTVGGPAAAVGVPLQYGDATYGAFCVYARTNSEFDDHERAVLTALGRTVATGINTLESRLTLRGTAVIELRFTVVNHPLVDLAERLDCRLAYAGSVADRDRPASLFELSDATGAAVREAAATTEVEVHAVLTEGETGCLIELSVAGAELWTLLADHGADLRDLVVADGTARITVGVARESLARSLAEALTERFADADLVGYSHREERDEPRQAFVARLREDLTERQYAALVRAYSGGFFEWPHETTGDELAAGMGVCRSTFHEHLRAAQRKVFGALLDERPN, via the coding sequence ATGACCGGGGGAGTGCGCTCCGGAGGGGAAGGGACGGTGACGTCGGCGAGCACCGACGGGGTCGACGAGTCGTTGAAGACCCGGGCGATGGACGAGGCACCGGTCGGGATCACCGTCGCCGACGCGTCGCGGCCGGACATGCCGCTGGTGTACGCGAACGCGGCCTTCGAGCGCATCACGGGCTACCCGCCGGCGTACGCCGTCGGGCGGAACTGTCGGTTCCTGCAGGGCGAGGCGACGAGGGACGCCCCGGTCGCCCGCATGCGCGCGGCGATCGAGAGCGACGAGGCGACGACCGTGGAGCTTCGCAACTACCGACGCGACGGGGAGCTGTTCTGGAACGAGGTGACCATCGCGCCGCTCCGCGACGAGGCGGGCGAGGTGACCCACTACGTCGGGTTCCAGCAGGACGTGACCCGGCGCAAGCGCGCGGAGCGGGCCGCCGCCAGACGGGCCGCGCGGATCGAACGGGAGCGGGCCGCACAGGAACTCCTGCTCGAGCGTCTCGACGGCGTCGTCGCCGACGTGACCGGCGCGGTGGCCGAGGCGCGCTCCCGGGAGCAACTCGAACGGGCCGTCGTCGAGGGGCTGGCCACGACCTACGACGGGGCCTGGATCGGCCCCTACGATCCCGCGGACGAGGCGGTCGTCCCCGGGGACGTCGCGGGCGTGGCCGACGACGCCGTTCCCGACCGGGTCCCGGTCGACGGGGACCACGGCGCCCAGGGGGCCGCGGACCTCGGGGGCGTCGCCACCGACGCGGTGGCGGCCGCCGTCGCCGGCGGCGGCGTCCGGATCCGGGCGCTCGACACGGTCGGGGGACCGGCGGCCGCGGTCGGGGTCCCGCTCCAGTACGGCGACGCGACCTACGGCGCCTTCTGTGTCTACGCCCGGACCAACTCCGAGTTCGACGACCACGAGCGTGCCGTGCTGACCGCGCTCGGCCGGACCGTCGCCACGGGCATCAACACCTTGGAGAGCCGGCTGACGCTCCGGGGGACGGCGGTGATCGAACTCCGGTTCACGGTCGTGAACCACCCGCTGGTCGACCTGGCCGAGCGGCTGGACTGCCGGCTGGCGTACGCCGGGAGCGTCGCGGACCGCGACCGGCCGGCCAGCCTGTTCGAACTGTCGGACGCGACGGGGGCGGCGGTGCGCGAGGCGGCCGCGACGACGGAAGTCGAGGTACACGCGGTGCTCACCGAGGGGGAAACGGGCTGTCTGATCGAGCTGTCGGTCGCCGGGGCGGAGCTGTGGACGCTCCTCGCGGACCACGGGGCCGATCTCCGCGACCTGGTCGTCGCCGACGGCACCGCGCGGATCACCGTCGGGGTGGCCCGCGAGTCCCTCGCGCGGTCGCTGGCCGAGGCGCTCACCGAGCGGTTCGCGGACGCGGACCTGGTCGGGTACAGCCACCGCGAGGAGCGGGACGAACCGCGGCAGGCGTTCGTCGCGCGCCTGCGTGAGGATCTGACGGAGCGGCAGTACGCGGCGCTGGTGCGTGCGTACAGCGGCGGCTTCTTCGAGTGGCCCCACGAGACGACCGGCGACGAACTCGCGGCGGGCATGGGCGTCTGCCGGTCGACGTTCCACGAACACCTGCGGGCGGCCCAGCGGAAGGTGTTCGGCGCGCTCCTCGACGAGCGGCCAAACTAG
- a CDS encoding bacteriorhodopsin codes for MPQPGSEGIWLWIGTLGMFLGMLYFIARGWGETDRRRQEFYIVTVFITAIAFVNYLAMALGFGLTTIQLGGEEVPIYWARYTDWFFTTPLLLIDLGLLAGADRNQLSALVGLDMLMIGTGAVATLSAGPGVLTAGARRLIWWGVSTGFLLVLLYMLYGSLDERASRLSGPAASTFGTLRTLIVVVWLIYPVWWIVGTEGLQVVSLYVETAGFMVLDLVAKVGFGLILLSSREVLDAAGSGTAAAEPAD; via the coding sequence ATGCCACAACCCGGTAGCGAAGGAATCTGGCTCTGGATCGGCACGCTCGGCATGTTCCTGGGGATGCTGTACTTCATCGCCAGGGGCTGGGGCGAAACGGACCGACGGCGACAGGAGTTCTACATCGTCACCGTCTTCATCACCGCCATCGCGTTCGTGAACTACCTCGCCATGGCGCTGGGCTTCGGGTTGACGACGATCCAGCTGGGTGGCGAGGAGGTGCCCATCTACTGGGCGCGGTACACGGACTGGTTCTTCACGACGCCGCTCCTGCTGATCGACCTCGGCTTGCTGGCCGGGGCGGACCGGAACCAGCTCTCGGCGCTGGTCGGCCTCGACATGCTGATGATCGGGACTGGCGCCGTCGCGACGCTGTCGGCGGGGCCGGGCGTTCTCACCGCGGGGGCGCGCCGGCTGATCTGGTGGGGCGTCTCGACGGGCTTCCTGCTCGTGCTCCTCTACATGCTGTACGGCTCGCTCGACGAGAGGGCCAGCCGCCTCTCGGGGCCGGCGGCGTCGACGTTCGGCACGCTCCGGACGCTGATCGTCGTCGTCTGGCTGATCTACCCCGTGTGGTGGATCGTCGGCACCGAGGGGTTACAGGTGGTCTCGCTGTACGTCGAGACGGCGGGATTCATGGTGCTCGACCTGGTCGCGAAGGTCGGATTCGGCCTCATCCTCCTGTCGAGTCGAGAGGTGCTCGACGCCGCGGGGTCGGGGACGGCGGCCGCGGAACCGGCCGACTGA
- a CDS encoding ATP synthase subunit B, with the protein MKEYKTITEISGPLVFAEVDKPIGYDEMVEIETADGEIRRGQVLESEDGLVAIQVFEGTSGIDKNAFVRFQGETLKMKLTEDLLGRVLSGSGEPIDGGPAIEPEERRDIVGAAINPYAREYPEEFIQTGVSAIDGMNTLVRGQKLPIFSGSGLPHNELALQIARQASVPEEEEGGEGSEFAVIFGAMGITAEEANEFMDDFERTGALERSVVFMNLADDPAVERTVTPRMALTTAEYLAFDKDYHVLVILTDMTNYCEALREIGAAREEVPGRRGYPGYMYTDLAQLYERAGRIEGREGSVTQIPILTMPGDDDTHPIPDLTGYITEGQIYVDRDLNSQGVQPPVNVLPSLSRLMDDGIGEGLTRADHADVSDQMYAAYAEGEDLRDLVNIVGREALSDRDNKYLDFADDFESEFVDQGFDTNRDIDETLNIGWDLLSNLPKEELNRIDEDLIEQYYEDAAEDAEEEVTAD; encoded by the coding sequence TGGTGTTCGCCGAGGTCGACAAACCCATCGGCTACGACGAGATGGTCGAAATCGAGACCGCCGATGGCGAGATCCGCCGCGGACAGGTGCTCGAATCCGAGGACGGCCTCGTCGCCATCCAGGTGTTCGAGGGGACCTCGGGCATCGACAAGAACGCGTTCGTCCGGTTCCAGGGCGAGACGCTGAAGATGAAGCTGACCGAGGACCTCCTCGGTCGCGTGCTCTCGGGGTCGGGCGAACCGATCGACGGCGGCCCGGCCATCGAACCCGAGGAGCGCCGCGACATCGTCGGCGCGGCGATCAACCCCTACGCCCGGGAGTACCCCGAGGAGTTCATCCAGACCGGCGTCTCCGCCATCGACGGCATGAACACCCTCGTCCGCGGGCAGAAGCTCCCCATCTTCTCCGGTTCGGGGCTGCCGCACAACGAACTCGCGCTCCAGATCGCGCGACAGGCGAGCGTGCCCGAGGAGGAGGAGGGCGGCGAAGGCTCCGAGTTCGCCGTCATCTTCGGCGCCATGGGCATCACCGCCGAGGAGGCAAACGAGTTCATGGACGACTTCGAGCGCACCGGCGCGCTGGAGCGCTCGGTCGTCTTCATGAACCTCGCGGACGACCCCGCCGTCGAGCGGACGGTCACGCCGCGGATGGCCCTGACGACCGCCGAGTATCTCGCGTTCGACAAGGATTACCACGTGCTGGTGATCCTGACGGACATGACCAACTACTGTGAGGCGCTCCGAGAGATCGGTGCCGCCCGCGAGGAGGTGCCGGGCCGCCGTGGCTACCCCGGCTACATGTACACCGACCTGGCGCAGCTGTACGAACGCGCCGGCCGGATCGAAGGGCGCGAGGGGTCGGTCACGCAGATCCCGATCCTGACGATGCCCGGCGACGACGACACCCACCCGATCCCCGACCTGACGGGCTACATCACGGAGGGGCAGATCTACGTCGACCGCGACCTCAACAGTCAGGGCGTCCAGCCCCCGGTCAACGTGCTCCCCTCGCTCTCCCGCCTCATGGACGACGGGATCGGCGAGGGCCTCACCCGCGCCGACCACGCCGACGTCTCCGACCAGATGTACGCCGCGTACGCGGAGGGCGAGGACCTGCGCGACCTGGTGAACATCGTCGGCCGCGAGGCGCTGTCGGATCGTGACAACAAGTACCTCGACTTCGCCGACGACTTCGAGAGCGAGTTCGTCGACCAGGGCTTCGACACGAACCGCGACATCGACGAGACCCTGAACATCGGCTGGGACCTCCTCTCGAACCTCCCGAAGGAGGAACTCAACCGGATCGACGAAGACCTCATCGAGCAGTACTACGAGGACGCGGCCGAGGACGCGGAAGAAGAGGTCACGGCGGACTGA